The genomic DNA aaaactatataaaataaatcccaagcacaccccccatacataattttaacCCCCAGACGCTCCTtatgggagaacaactctgtcagtgagtgagtgagtcagtcagacagtcagtcaataggtctccagctatatataatatatattgacGTATGTGATTACCTCTTTCCATTAGAAGCTAGTCGTACGTATAATGTATCAGTATCAGGAACCACTTTCTGGATAAATATTTGTTCTTCGTCCTGTTCACCGTAGGGTCCTGCGCACAAAGAAaatgtgacatcgtaatgaaaactttgaaggatgattctaaccattattctgagttgataggaagtggaatttcccgtcgaaaaattcatatattttttaattaatatattcagtggtcgagcgttgggctcacgatccggaggtcctgggttcgattcccggtggggacatactacaaaaaatactttgtggtccctagtttggttaggacattgcaggcttatcacctggttgtccgaaagtaagatgatccgtgcttcggaaggcacgttaagccgttggtcccggttactacttactgatgtaagtaagtagtagttacatgtcaggggcctttggcggctcaatagtaaccctgacactagggttgatgaggttggtactccacctcacaatccatacgatagaagaagattattttagttacatacttttgcgtcgTAGGTGGTACTTTTTttggtggtggtggtagtggtacttttgttttttattccttaatctatggCGCAGTGCTGGGCAGAGTGGAGATCATACCACGGAAGCGAGTCACCTTCCAAGTGCTCAACGACGACACATACGAATATAGTAACAGCTTCTGAAGAAGTTCTTACCGCAATCATTATGAGGCTGGGCAGTAGGCGCCTCCAGAGCCAGCACTTTGAAGGCGGCTTTAGGCGTAGTGCCGGGCTGTGTGGAGATCATACCACGGAAGCGAGTCACCCTCCACGACCGCACGTGGTTGTACTCACTGCATACCGAGATCAGGTAGTTCTCTGATAAGGAGACCTGCGATCGAAAGTATTGGAGTTAGTTATTTTGCAATTTGTTTGAGCATTGTTAAGTTGGGAcctagaataggctagtttccaactagtcaaatcagttactatttactaaacgtcaaaacacgaaattactatggaatctgtatgaaaaagcacacggtgacgtcatagaaaatagtgatgaaatgtcggacttattattacgtttttcttgatttaaattcataaataagttaaatagaacaaagaaaatgtttttcattacttttagatctgtctttatttagtaatcagaatttcataaattatctttaacctagtatACGTCCCAATGAGATATTTGGCCTATTAGGATGCATACAACCTTAATCAAactttagtttgacagctcttaaaccaGTGTCCTTCACTTTCAATAAATGTAAGAacgagatagagctagttttactcctgtcaaattaagtaaaatatacctttcaaacaaaaaaaaaccgcatcaaaatcggatcatccgtttgggagctacgatgccaaatacagacacatacacatttacacacacacagacacgttaaacttataacaccccgtcgtttttgcgtcgggggttaaaaataagTTGATGGCACCATTGTCACAGTCATACATACATTCTTATCAAGAACCGAATTCTTGATAAgaatgtatatatgtgtataaGGTCATATCACCACACATCTCAAGAAAGACACAAAATGTTGATTCCCAACAACAACCAAACCAAACTGTGCAGCCAGATAATCCGGTTGCCAATAGTTACTTGAATATTTAAAGCAATAAGCTTTTAAATGAACTTTTTGTGAAAAGCTTCGTGGGAGTGTTAATTATTCgtatcaaaaattttttttagaaGTTGCGACTCCGGAGGATCGTGTTAAAAGGTAATAAGATTAgcgattatctagaagatatgaatgcataggattacctgtctgagaactgatattaggcagtcaacagaactaaattgtataacagttttttttttaaaaaagaacgtctagggccctgtgccgaggtttttcttgcagcttcttttccccggctatacaggttgtgagctgcTATAAAAATGTgaatgtaaaaaatgacaattcaaagtgtaactatgttacctactgaaaaaaggtatttttgaatttgattcatACCGCGCTTATCGCTTACCTTAGTGACAGGACTCTGGTGCACAGTGAACGTCTGGAACAGCTGTGGGCCGTGCCCGACAGTCTCCGGGTGCTGAACTATCACTCGCACGGAACCGTATCGAGTGCCGTATGCTATCTCTATCCAGTTGCCACATAGGtctagtgaaaaaaaaaatataataagaaattACCGTAGAAGTAGAGCCGTAATATCAAAGCTTGAAGAACGCTTGACCGTcgttgtgaggtcgcaggttcaaatcccaacatgggcccaaaccaatgatttccGAAATGTTTCATAAATGagtatcatgtgctcagcggtgttAGAAAACATGGagaaaaacccacattcccgataattGGGTTTCGGAGGTATTATATGAACGAACCTGTATCTGGACGGTcttccgttcgcgggttgggaTAATTGGTGTCAGATAGACACTTCAGTATCAgataaaaaagaatcgatcgacctaatatcgactgatacatcactttGCTAATGAACGTCGCAACACTAGTTTacagcttacgtactttgatagatcttattcttaccgcgcattgaagctaatgttaaatgttatctttattgaaatataatcactaattgtactgaactggttggTCTGTTTAATAGAagttatgtaaaatatatttggCTTTAGGAATTTTGTATCTGGAAACAAAATATCTAAATGGTAATATCTATATACAATTATTGTTAATACTCACTAGTTTTCGGTGTCAGGTACACAGATATTGCAGTGATCGGCTCCTGATTGGGATCCTTGTACAGCTGTGTCACGAGAAGGTCATTGTCCTTCATACGCAGCGGGAACTTTTGCATGTCTGTGGACAACAAAAGGTGTATAATATTGTTGCTATTTAAACATGACCCACAAAGCCCACGTGGACCTCAGGAAGGAAGTACACAATAAAATACTCGAAGCAGATTTAAATATTCTATGAACTTTTTACAAAATACCATTAAAGCCTAATGTACACAAAGGCGGTACCAGAGAGTTTTTGTATTCTTCGAGTTAGTATACAGTATGAACAAACCGCGTTCAAAAATAAATCTACCGCGTTCACAAAGAAATCCGCCGTGTTCACAAAGAAATCCGCCGCGTTCACAAAAACATCCGCCATGTTCACAAAGAAATCTGCCGCGTTCACTAAGAAATCCGCCGTGTTCACAAATAAATCCGCCGCGTTCATAAATAAATCCTCCGTGTTCACTAAGAAATCCGCCGAGTTCACAAAGAAATCCGCCGAGTGCACAAAGAAATCCAGTACGTTCTCAAAGAAATCGCCGACAGTCGGTGATTTCATAGGATCTCGCTCCCCGCCTCGAAACGGTACCGcctttgtatatttaaaagaTACTTCTATTTACTACAAATTTTGCCATGGCAAGACTAAAGCATGTCTCAAAACATGTTTCAGGCTCCACAGCCATTAAAATCATCACCGACTTATCGTACTACATTTTATGAAACCCTgtttaataaattatgaaaaatacaaagctttggaaaaaataaactaaataaacctGGCTCAAAAATGAACATTAAACTTGCCAGTTTTATCAACTTGATGGTTTCGCTTCGAGACGGGGGATCTCACATAACCTGAATCATGAAAAAACTGGAGTTCTTACATGGAAAGGACGAAAAATATTATAGGAAAGTTTAGACACTCacaacatattatttatttcttatctcatttttgaaaatttaagaAAGAATATTCGTTTTATTATATCGTATTCTACAAAAGCTAGTCCTCAAAAGTATCTCAATTTCTCACCAATATTGAAATTGGTCAAAAAGTATCTGAAATTCTCACCAATATAATTGATCGCGCCGGTAGCAGTTCCCAACAGCAGGAAGGACCCAGCAGTATCATACGTGGTGAGATGAGCGACATCTTGTGTCTGCCAGTGTTGCGTGCTGGTATGCCAGACGCCCGCCTTGCTGCGGCTGCCGGCGCCGCTGAGGGCCACCAATTGCGGCCCCACAAACAGAAGGTGTTCTACACGCACACCTAAGTTAAATGTACCTGGGAACAAAGGGTAAAGTTGACAAGTATCTAAAACTAtattattggtgctgattccagtacacatcatctgattttatttcaagttatacctgtcattttcttatccgccgaaaaggaaagggacgggtaattgagaggcataaaatttatggaactcccgtcaattttaggcggaaattaaaaaaaaaaactgacaattttaaaattaacagttgtcatgtcaatcatccgtccctttccttttcgtggAAGTACAGTCACAAAATAGACGTAAATTGATAGTCAAATGTGAAAGCAGAATCTAAATTCTTGAAAAATTGAAATAGCGACAGGCATCCTATATCAAACAGTTGCAAAGAAATGGCAATACGAATGCCATACGAGTACACGCTACAATCAGCCACATACAAATGCCATCCTGCTAGTACGGAATGGAGCATTGACTGCTTTGTATACCTTAGTTATGTAAGTATACGATGCATTTATGTGTAGTAGATACAGAGTTGGTGGTTGCATTGGTTGGTTAACTGGTGTGAGttggtgtgtatgtgtgtgttaatTATTTGAAGAAGGCATAACATTGTAACTGTCATATAGAGATTTCCTTCGTCTTAATTAGCGAGGGCTGTCATTTGCCTTGTATGTCGTGTGCGTGAATAAAAGACGTACACTCACCAACTAAAGTCCTCCGAACGGGTTCAGTGTGTGTGGAGAACGCCCAGAGTCTGACCAGTGGTCCACTGGCGACACCGAGCATGACGTCAGTGCCCGCAGAGTTGTTCCCGCTAGAGTTGGCGCCCCCGCCACCCGTCTTGGCGTTCAGCGCTATCCGCTCTATCACAGAGTCCTGTACGGGCGATTGGAATACTACGTACCACCCACATGAGTCTGTCAATCTGTAAGAAAAACATTATATTGGAGAACTTCTAGAATTATTGCACAGTCTCTGTTAAATTGGACAATCACATCATGATTAGATTTTagaagacttaaaactaaaaagggtacagtcatgagcaatataatgtacccactttaggactctgtcgcactaacatatttgacatttagtgagacttacagttcaatttgtcaaaaaagttaatgtgacatggtaccaaagtgtatacatattaatgctcgtgaccgtactatctCGGGTGATGTCGTACCTAACCACATGCGAGGCAATACGACGCCGATGTTAAACAATTTAACAGTTACTGTTTTACAATCTAATAGTGACTGTTGTGGCTTTTTAACCAATTTCATTTACAAAATACACTGTAGCTCAAATCGATTACATTTGATTGGATTTTACATTGAGAATAAAAAGGCAGTTTTCATTTGGATTTTCGCTTACCTATACCCAGTTACGAAATGTGAGTAGGCTACAGCAATCCAGTTGTGATGTGCttttattatttgaactttCATACTGTCGGCCCATGCGCTTACTGAAACAACAGGAACATTGATCATGCGAACTTCCTTCATAGAGGTCAGTAAGTAAAGTAGTAAATAGATTTATGTTTAACATACTTTCGGGTGGCCGGAGTCCTTTGTGACTATCGGCATTGCCGAGAGACGCAGCCCTCGAATGTCCTCTGCCACAACGACTGAAAATATATCAACACTTTTATCTTGTTCTCGGTCTATGTAAATGAGTAACTATTTCATTTACTCTCATGATGTGGCGATATTGATGTCGCGATTTATCGCTTCAGCACATTTGCGAGAACGAGGAGCATTATTTGCGCTACCTTTACGCGAGTTATGCACGGCGCTTCCATCAATATAATCTGTGATTTCGCGAATTGTATTAAATCTTACCTTAGCTGATCCTGCGAAGGTATCCTACCCACAGTGCGGAGGTCAAGTGATGAGTTCCTAGAGTGTGTTCTATTTACAGTCACTTCTGTGCTAGATGCAGTCGAATTCTTTCTCGAACAACTGTTTCCATTTCTACCATTAGTATTTGTGCTTACTGAaattaaaacatattattagATAACTGTAACTGGACTTCTGTAGCGCGAGGAACGGAACCTACTACCGGACGACGCGAGCGCCGCCTACCGGCCCGCTGCAATAGTTACGTTCTCGAGTTGATACGGATTTCCCAACCCGCGCGCCGCGAAAAAGTTTTGTTTCTTAATTATAAGTGACCTACACTGtaattaaaacattaatttctCAAAGACTTGTTTCATACCGAGCCCCCAAGAACTCGCCagactacataattatataatgtgAATGTGTATAAAATGGTACAAATAGTAGTATATTGTGACATTTCTATCTTcctatgtataatttatattctattaattttatttaaaaaaaacaataaaaaaacaaataaaatttaaataaaataaatatagcctatattctatatttatattatttaattattttttttatcattactaGGTATTAGTCAAACTACtgcatttcttaaaaaatatcacTGAATGAATAGCATTGTTATCAGCAAAATATTTGCATTCATATTGATCTAAATTACATTTCATATTATGTCCTTCATTTGAAACAATCGCAGTTGATAAGATTaatgatattttatattatatgctAAATTATGTTAATTCTTAACACACAAAAGCTATCAGTTATTTATCAAGCTATCAGATAaagatcataattatatttgattatAAGTTGGTATGTACATTAACTTTagtttgtgatgtactgtactaaacatgataatgtactttgcaattgtttataataataaaaaaaaaaaactaacacaaaATATCAGACAATATTACCACTAATATTAGTAAAGtaatatattggtgctaattcctgtagagaccatctaattttaagttatacctgtcattttcttatttgccgaaaaggaaagggacagataattgacaatgttattttaaaatctttctggtagatatgcaacccgtttgacgtgtgctgtcaacttaattctgttgaaaaatttttagagggttgttttagatttcggCCTAAACTTCATGTGTGTACCATGAATTTTATACGTGGCCATTTTCTTTGaagctgataagaaaatgacagtttaaaatatgataatgTCTGCAGGAATTCTCACCACTATGCCCGTAATAATGGCATAGAATATATAAAATTGGCTTACAGGGTGGAGGCAGATATCCATAGAACAACACATCACCACAAGAGGAATGGTTCATCTCATCACACAATGCGAGTCTTCTGCTCAGAGGAGTAATACCGAAGTAGTCACACTCGTGCCTCAGGGCTCTTATATTTACATTGTTTAAGTCTATATCTCGAGTTCTAAGGAAGTTGAGGATAAGGCCGAACAAGTTTGGGTCTCGGTCTATGAATATGGCGCCAGTTTCGTCTCGGACCGTTGGTATCCTGCCACTGAGCAGAGCTGTGAAGAATGTGTCTGGCACCCATGTCAATGTGTGCCAGGAGGTGGCAAACctgaaacataaaaaataaataaactgaaatacAAGTTAGAAACtatgtaataaatagtgaaaaaaCAAAGCTAACTTATTATTCTTTGAAGAAGTAACCAATTATGTATTAATTTGTGTATTTATTACAGTGCAAGCAGCTTTATTTagattataataaacaaactaaGTTGACGCGAATATTtagtcataaaaataaaacagctactataaacaaaataaaaactagtTTGATGACAGATGATACATGAGGTTATACAGAGGCTACTTGAGGTAGGTATTTTGTCTACTATTCTTATAGTATGTTGATACATGTATCAGTTATACCCTGTGTGTGAACAGTAATAGCAAAGGATGTGACATGCCAATTGCTGTAATGAGATAAATGCTATTGATCTGTAGAACTGAATAAGCAGACGATAACAACATAAATAGGCCACTGAACTGGAATAAGAGTCGTTGATTGTCATAGGTATCTATCGGTAACAAGCAGCGATGTGCCGCGGaaacaataaaacacaatttcgatgcatttatcacaatttaagATAACTGGACTAAACAATTTAAAACAGCACACAAATTGTTTACTTTCTCCTTTTTCGCTTACCTGGTGCCGCCGACGTTCAAGTTCACGATTTCTTGGTAATTGGACATTTGCAATAGCACAGAGACTAAATTCTTCAAAAGCAGATCTATTTGTATGGAATTACCACTATaatattgtcgaatttatttttattttcgaaaGGGAACCATCGCGACTCGCTTCAGGAAAGCAAACGTCAACAACAGCTGTCAAATATTGAAAAAGTGTTGCCATttaatgagggtctttccaggctacgtttcccaaaaaagatatagatggcgctgtacagatttacctTTGTTTTACTTTCTAATTTATTGCATATCAAACATAGCagcttttatctttgtttttggatataatatACCCTTGttattctgatcgaaataaaatgaagcaatataagtagcaagcATCTTTCTGTGTTATTTGCGCATAGATAGAGCAACATGGACTACCGGTGGACCGTTTTAGGGCGATTTCGCACTACACCCGATTTTTATCCGATTCGAATCCAAGATTGACGTATAGTAGAAAATTACTTAGAGATCGGATGATGGATGGACAgagatttataaaaaatgtttgtgGATGGATGACGGATTACAGAATGCGGTAGGTAGGGGctatttatcattttattagttctATAGCCACGGCGGACCCGTCATTTGACGAACTCGGACCGGATAAGAATTGGAGAAGTGCGAAAAGGCGTGCGTGAAAACGAAAACGGCAATAgatgttttttaaattcaaagcTAACATGGAGATGATTTCCTGCAAAAAATTTCATCTCTTTCTGTGTGGATGGATGAGAGCGTTTTACATCTAATAAAATGTACAGTATGGTTATTTCTCTGTTTGCATTATGTggcgaataatattttttgttatttctgtgCTTTTCCGGACCGTGTCTCAGGTCTCAGTAGTTAATGCTAAAACACCCAATCACCCAATGCATTTTTTTGCT from Pectinophora gossypiella chromosome 18, ilPecGoss1.1, whole genome shotgun sequence includes the following:
- the LOC126375159 gene encoding BTB/POZ domain-containing protein KCTD3, which encodes MSNYQEIVNLNVGGTRFATSWHTLTWVPDTFFTALLSGRIPTVRDETGAIFIDRDPNLFGLILNFLRTRDIDLNNVNIRALRHECDYFGITPLSRRLALCDEMNHSSCGDVLFYGYLPPPLSTNTNGRNGNSCSRKNSTASSTEVTVNRTHSRNSSLDLRTVGRIPSQDQLSRCGRGHSRAASLGNADSHKGLRPPEISAWADSMKVQIIKAHHNWIAVAYSHFVTGYRLTDSCGWYVVFQSPVQDSVIERIALNAKTGGGGANSSGNNSAGTDVMLGVASGPLVRLWAFSTHTEPVRRTLVGTFNLGVRVEHLLFVGPQLVALSGAGSRSKAGVWHTSTQHWQTQDVAHLTTYDTAGSFLLLGTATGAINYIDMQKFPLRMKDNDLLVTQLYKDPNQEPITAISVYLTPKTNLCGNWIEIAYGTRYGSVRVIVQHPETVGHGPQLFQTFTVHQSPVTKVSLSENYLISVCSEYNHVRSWRVTRFRGMISTQPGTTPKAAFKVLALEAPTAQPHNDCGPYGEQDEEQIFIQKVVPDTDTLYVRLASNGKRVCTIRSVDGSAVSCFTVAECEGALRPRRLLLCGHRSGAAQMWDLTAPIDKAAKQNQGVAASSGEGDESPVPDGGPTPDELVRLLSACDLDATPVPVVVPQSPNRPMQAP